From the genome of Vicia villosa cultivar HV-30 ecotype Madison, WI linkage group LG2, Vvil1.0, whole genome shotgun sequence, one region includes:
- the LOC131650932 gene encoding uncharacterized protein At4g04775-like, which translates to MSHYSEASSRTKSPSVHGECRCGLDAPLMTSWTDSNPGRRFYGCGMYKIQGYKRCNHFVWYDEEMDPRAKEMISTLNQKLKIANLKIDAGKIQEDEMSKKSQFAVVILLIIYETSCTNMTTTKGHNCGPLVG; encoded by the exons ATGTCTCATTATTCTGAAGCAAGTAGTCGAACAAAATCCCCTTCCGTCCATGGCGAATGTAGGTGTGGTCTTGATGCACCTTTGATGACTTCTTGGACTGATTCTAACCCAGGACGTCGTTTTTACGGGTGTGGGATGTACAAG ATTCAGGGGTACAAGAGATGTAATCATTTTGTTTGGTATGATGAAGAGATGGACCCTAGAGCAAAAGAGATGATTTCAACATTGAACCAGAAACTGAAAATTGCAAATCTCAAAATTGATGCAGGGAAGATCCAAGAAGATGAAATGAGCAAGAAG TCTCAATTTGCAGTTGTAATACTTTTGATTATTTATGAGACAAGTTGTACTAATATG ACCACGACCAAAGGCCACAACTGTGGACCATTAGTAGGGTAA